One segment of Pricia mediterranea DNA contains the following:
- a CDS encoding endonuclease/exonuclease/phosphatase family protein, producing MKILTWNCNGALRNKFEHLSSFKADIHVIQECENPVEIKHDKYRKWAENHCWIGDSKNRGIGIFADKSIKLDKLNWSDCYEGQKVKHFLPCRINRDFNLLAVWTHKNNAPTFGYIGQLWKYIQVNKANFKNSLILGDFNSNVFWDKRSRWWNHSDVVRELKKIGIESLYHKYWSEEQGKETRPTLFLQRNLLKPYHIDYVFGSKEFQNALKKMEVGDVNKWLKFSDHLPITCEFAPDLTLANTLNENIAPK from the coding sequence TTGAAGATTTTAACTTGGAATTGTAATGGAGCATTAAGGAATAAGTTTGAACATTTATCGTCCTTTAAAGCCGATATTCATGTAATTCAAGAATGTGAGAATCCGGTCGAAATCAAACATGACAAATACAGGAAGTGGGCAGAAAACCATTGTTGGATTGGAGATAGCAAGAATAGAGGAATCGGAATTTTTGCCGACAAAAGCATAAAATTGGACAAGCTAAATTGGTCAGACTGTTATGAAGGTCAAAAAGTAAAACATTTCTTACCCTGCCGAATAAATCGCGATTTTAATTTATTGGCCGTTTGGACTCATAAAAACAATGCCCCCACGTTTGGATATATCGGACAATTATGGAAATATATCCAAGTAAATAAAGCAAACTTCAAAAATAGTCTAATTCTAGGGGATTTCAATAGCAACGTCTTCTGGGACAAACGGAGTAGATGGTGGAACCACTCGGACGTTGTTCGGGAACTCAAAAAAATTGGTATTGAAAGCCTGTATCACAAATATTGGTCTGAAGAACAAGGTAAAGAAACTCGGCCTACCCTTTTTCTTCAGAGAAACTTATTAAAACCCTATCACATCGATTATGTCTTTGGGAGTAAGGAATTTCAAAACGCTCTAAAGAAAATGGAGGTCGGAGATGTAAATAAATGGCTTAAATTCAGCGATCATTTACCAATAACTTGTGAATTCGCACCAGACTTAACGCTTGCCAATACCCTTAATGAAAATATAGCGCCTAAGTAA